The Etheostoma spectabile isolate EspeVRDwgs_2016 chromosome 1, UIUC_Espe_1.0, whole genome shotgun sequence genome has a segment encoding these proteins:
- the cyp1a gene encoding cytochrome P450 1A1 produces MGLMMLPFIGAVSVSESLVAMITVCLVYLIIKFFHTDIPEGLRRLPGPKPLPIIGNVLEMGSKPYLSLTAMSKRYGHIFQIQIGMRPVVVLSGSETVRQALVKQGEEFAGRPDLYTFRFINDGKSLAFSTDQAGIWRARRKLAYSALRSFSNLDGTTPEYSCMLEEHICKEGEYLIQQLNNVMKADGSFDPFRHIVVSVANVICGMCFGRRYDHDDQELLSLVYLSDEFGQVAGSGNPADFIPFLQILPSPTMKKFMDINDRFNNFVKKIVSEHYASYDKDNIRDITDSLIDHCEDRKLDENSNLHVSDEKIVGIVNDLFGAGFDTISTGLSWSVMYLVAYPEIQERLFQEIKEKVGLDRTPVLSDKLNLPLLEAFILELFRHSSFLPFTIPHCTTKDTSLNGYFIPKDTCVFINQWQINHDPELWKEPSSFIPERFLDTDGTEVNKVEGEKVMIFGLGKRRCIGEVIARNEVYLFLAILVQKLRFHAMPGEPLDMTPEYGLTMKHKRCHLRATMRVRNEQ; encoded by the exons ATGGGGCTGATGATGCTACCATTCATTGGAGCGGTGTCGGTATCTGAGAGTTTAGTTGCTATGATAACGGTGTGTCTGGTATACCTGATCATTAAGTTTTTCCACACTGATATTCCTGAGGGGCTCCGTCGGCTGCCTGGACCAAAGCCCCTGCCTATCATTGGGAATGTGCTGGAGATGGGCAGCAAACCTTACCTGAGTCTCACTGCCATGAGCAAGCGCTACGGCCACATCTTCCAGATCCAGATCGGCATGCGTCCCGTGGTTGTGCTGAGTGGCAGTGAAACAGTTCGACAGGCTCTCGTCAAGCAAGGGGAGGAGTTTGCGGGCAGACCCGACCTGTACACGTTCAGGTTCATCAATGATGGCAAGAGTCTGGCCTTCAGCACAGACCAGGCCGGCATATGGCGTGCCCGCAGGAAGCTGGCCTACAGCGCCTTGCGCTCCTTCTCCAACCTGGATGGCACCACCCCAGAGTACTCCTGCATGCTGGAGGAACACATCTGCAAAGAGGGAGAGTATCTGATCCAACAGCTCAACAACGTGATGAAGGCTGACGGCAGCTTTGACCCCTTCCGCCACATTGTTGTCTCCGTTGCTAATGTGATCTGTGGAATGTGCTTCGGCCGACGCTACGACCACGATGACCAGGAGCTGTTGAGCCTTGTTTACCTCAGTGATGAGTTCGGCCAGGTAGCGGGAAGCGGCAACCCTGCAGACTTCATCCCTTTTCTTCAAATCCTGCCCAGCCCAACAATGAAGAAGTTCATGGACATCAATGACCGCTTTAACAACTTTGTGAAAAAGATCGTCAGCGAGCACTATGCCTCCTATGACAAG GACAACATTCGTGACATCACCGACTCCCTAATTGATCACTGTGAGGACAGGAAGCTGGATGAGAACTCAAATCTCCATGTGTCAGACGAGAAGATTGTAGGAATTGTCAATGACCTGTTTGGAGCTG gTTTTGACACAATCTCCACTGGCCTGTCTTGGTCAGTGATGTACCTGGTGGCATACCCAGAGATACAGGAAAGGCTTTTTCAAGAAATTA agGAGAAAGTGGGTCTGGATCGCACTCCTGTTCTCTCTGACAAACTCAACTTACCGCTTCTCGAGGCCTTCATCTTGGAGCTGTTTCGCCATTCTTCATTCCTACCCTTCACCATCCCCCACTG CACGACAAAAGACACATCTCTGAATGGCTACTTCATTCCCAAAGACACCTGTGTCTTCATCAATCAGTGGCAGATCAACCATGATCC TGAGCTGTGGAAAGAGCCGTCTTCTTTCATCCCAGAACGCTTTCTAGACACTGATGGCACTGAGGTCAACAAGGTGGAGGGGGAGAAGGTGATGATTTTTGGCCTGGGAAAGCGGCGCTGCATCGGCGAGGTCATTGCACGAAATGAAGTCTATCTCTTCTTGGCAATCCTTGTGCAGAAGCTGCGCTTCCACGCAATGCCTGGAGAGCCGCTGGACATGACCCCAGAATATGGTCTCACGATGAAGCACAAGCGCTGCCACCTGAGAGCCACAATGCGAGTGAGGAATGAGCAGTGA